TCTGCTCAAGATGCTCACCCGGGAAGTTGATTGGATAGATGTTATCAAAGCAGGCTGAACAGTAGTTCTCCGAATCAGACACGATCTTTTTAAGGCCCTCAAGGCCAAGATAGGCAAGGGAATCTGCAGTAACATATTTTCTGGTCTCTTCGACATCATGGCTCGATGCAATAAGCTCCTGCCGTGTCGGGGTGTCAATGCCGTAATAACAGGGCATAATGGTAGGCGGAGAGCTGATCCGCAGATGCACCTCTTTTGCCCCGCCCGTTTCCCTCAGCATTTTGACAATCTTCTTGCTTGTGGTACCCCTGACAATAGAGTCGTCAATAACAACAACGCGCTTGCCTTCAATCAGCTTCTTGACAGGGTTCAGCTTGATCTTCACGCCAAAGTGCCTGATGCTCTGTTTCGGCTCGATAAAAGTCCTGCCGATATAATGGTTCCGTATCAGACCAAAATCAAATGGTATACCACTTTCTTCCGAGTAGCCAAGGGCGGCAGGAACACCGGAATCCGGCACAGGGATTACCAGATCTGCGTCCACTTTTGATTCTCTCGCAAGCTGTCTGCCGAATTCCTTCCTGATCCCGTTGACATTCTGACCGCCGAAGATATTGCTGTCCGGCCGGGCAAAATAAATGAACTCAAAAATACAGAATGCCCTCCTCGAACTGAGAAGGAACTTCCTTGATGTTATGCCCTCGTCGTTGATGATGACCATTTCACCCGGCTCAATATCGCGTATATACGTAGCATTGATCAGGTCAAGAGCGCAGGTCTCCGAGGCAACGACATAGGCACCATCCACCTGACCGAGACAGAGCGGCCTGACGCCATAAGGGTCGCGAACTGCAATAAGTTCTTTCTCTCTCAGAACAAGAAGGCTGTATGCACCGCTGACTTCCTTCAGGGCGTGCGCTACCCTCTCGGAGAAGTTCTCGCCTTTTGAATGTGCGATGAGATGAACAACCACCTCGCTGTCGGATGTTGACTGAAATATCGCGCCCTCATCCTCCAGGGTCTTTCTGAGTTCAGGCGCATTCACAAGATTGCCGTTATGCGCAAGCGCGAGTGCTCCAAGAGAAAAGTTCGCAACGATCGGCTGAACATTTTTCAGAACGCTGCTGCCCGCCGTGGAATAACGGTTATGGCCGATCGCTATATGGCCAGGGAGCTTCTTCAGCCTCTTTTCGCTGAAGATGTCGGCCACAAGCCCCATTCCCTTTTCGATATAGAGCTGGCGCGCATCGGATGAGCATATACCTGCGCCTTCCTGCCCCCTGTGCTGCAGGGCGTACAGGCCGAGATAGGTGAGGTTTGCCGCCTCCGGATGGCCGTACACGCCAAAGACGCCGCACTCTTCATGAAATTTGTCAAAGGGATCAGACTTGTCTATATAGGGGATATAGGAGCCCTGCCTGCAGGTTTGCGGGCTAAGGGCGCACGGCTTTTGCTTTATGTTGTTCCTCAGTTTATTGTGCACTGGCGGCAGACACTCTCTCCGGGAAATTAAAGTAATTCATTTTACCATAAACATCCATCCGGTTTGGCGAATATATGTGGCGTTGCACTTAACATGGGCATGTCCCGTTGACAAATCTCATGCTGATAGGCTAATTTTAACTCATACGCGCAAGCGGAGTGCCACTGCTGACGAACAGCGGGGTGCAAGTGAAGAGAAATCAAAGGCCATGAAGGCATGCACCAGAAGGTGCAGTATTCATGGCCTTTTTTATTTGATCAATATTCATCCAGCCGAGAAGGCGACAACCTCCATGAAGGAGAGGCCTTATTCTTTATTTAGGGAACAACTTTTATGCAAATGGAGGTTTTCTTATGGGTCTCAAAGTTTTTATCGCATCATTCTTCATGGCCTGTCTGGTCTCTGCGCAGGCCTTTGCTGCTCACCCACTGATCACTGACGACACGGGTACGCAGGGCAAGGGCAAGTTTCAGATAGAGATCAATGCCGAATATGCGAGCGACAGCGGCAATACCGAGACCGCTTTAGGCGCAACGCTCTCTGCCGGACTGCGGGACAATCTCGATCTT
This genomic stretch from Nitrospirota bacterium harbors:
- a CDS encoding amidophosphoribosyltransferase gives rise to the protein MDKSDPFDKFHEECGVFGVYGHPEAANLTYLGLYALQHRGQEGAGICSSDARQLYIEKGMGLVADIFSEKRLKKLPGHIAIGHNRYSTAGSSVLKNVQPIVANFSLGALALAHNGNLVNAPELRKTLEDEGAIFQSTSDSEVVVHLIAHSKGENFSERVAHALKEVSGAYSLLVLREKELIAVRDPYGVRPLCLGQVDGAYVVASETCALDLINATYIRDIEPGEMVIINDEGITSRKFLLSSRRAFCIFEFIYFARPDSNIFGGQNVNGIRKEFGRQLARESKVDADLVIPVPDSGVPAALGYSEESGIPFDFGLIRNHYIGRTFIEPKQSIRHFGVKIKLNPVKKLIEGKRVVVIDDSIVRGTTSKKIVKMLRETGGAKEVHLRISSPPTIMPCYYGIDTPTRQELIASSHDVEETRKYVTADSLAYLGLEGLKKIVSDSENYCSACFDNIYPINFPGEHLEQMEFFF